One genomic window of bacterium includes the following:
- the hisS gene encoding histidine--tRNA ligase, translated as MSNAIITNQPPKGTYDWLPEEFKVRKYIFDTWREVCTSFGYQEYLTPLLEYADIYRVKSGEDVGGKELTIITDRGGRELALRPEMTPSVTRLVTKIYKETAKPIRLFSIANFYRNQAPQKGRNREFWQLNFDIFGTHSINADIEIIQVGIEIMKKFKSSEDMFEVRLNDRKIIDYILSQVTEDCEKKIELVRLMDKYLKLTDMEFKEELDKLDIGDLDIITDFLKSKSLSELNVPNEIKSNLNQVITKLTQLGFGNFLKFDPTMIRGFDYYDGTIFEFFDKNSENTRSLFGGGRYNGLAKIFGLDDIPAVGMAPGDEPMKLFLTSWNLLPDFGKDNKTVYMPMLVENVEVLNKFKNHLVQEGYSVTSGLEIEKMSGSMFAKAEKLGFKFVAIVGEDEIKESNFVLKNLKTREESKIKI; from the coding sequence ATGTCCAACGCCATAATTACAAATCAACCACCTAAAGGAACCTATGATTGGTTGCCTGAAGAGTTTAAAGTTCGTAAATATATCTTTGATACTTGGAGAGAAGTTTGCACTTCGTTTGGTTATCAAGAATACTTAACTCCGCTTCTAGAGTATGCAGATATTTATAGAGTAAAATCTGGAGAAGATGTAGGTGGGAAAGAACTTACAATTATCACAGATCGAGGAGGTCGTGAATTAGCATTGCGTCCCGAAATGACTCCAAGTGTAACTCGCTTAGTTACAAAAATTTATAAAGAAACTGCAAAACCAATTCGGCTATTTTCAATTGCAAATTTTTATAGAAATCAAGCTCCACAAAAAGGAAGAAATAGAGAATTTTGGCAGTTGAATTTTGATATTTTTGGAACACATTCGATAAATGCTGATATTGAAATTATTCAAGTAGGAATTGAAATAATGAAAAAGTTTAAATCAAGTGAAGATATGTTTGAAGTTAGACTGAATGATCGCAAAATAATTGATTATATTTTATCTCAAGTAACCGAAGATTGTGAAAAGAAAATTGAGTTGGTGAGACTTATGGATAAATATTTAAAATTGACAGATATGGAGTTTAAAGAAGAACTTGATAAGTTAGATATCGGGGATTTAGACATAATAACAGATTTCTTAAAGTCAAAATCACTTAGTGAACTTAATGTTCCAAATGAAATTAAATCTAATTTAAATCAAGTCATCACTAAATTAACCCAATTGGGTTTTGGAAACTTTTTGAAGTTTGACCCAACAATGATTCGTGGCTTTGACTACTACGATGGAACTATATTTGAATTTTTTGATAAAAATTCCGAAAATACTCGCTCCCTTTTTGGAGGTGGTAGATACAACGGACTTGCAAAGATATTTGGATTAGATGATATTCCTGCAGTTGGAATGGCACCTGGAGATGAACCTATGAAGCTATTTTTGACTTCTTGGAACTTACTTCCAGATTTTGGGAAAGATAACAAAACAGTTTATATGCCTATGTTGGTTGAAAATGTTGAAGTTTTGAATAAATTTAAAAATCATTTAGTACAGGAAGGTTACTCAGTAACTTCAGGTTTGGAAATTGAAAAAATGTCTGGAAGTATGTTTGCTAAAGCTGAAAAACTTGGGTTCAAGTTTGTTGCAATTGTTGGAGAAGATGAAATTAAAGAAAGTAATTTTGTTCTGAAAAATTTAAAAACGAGAGAAGAAAGTAAAATTAAAATTTAG
- a CDS encoding HD domain-containing protein, with protein sequence MLELTVDSTTQYLFEQVANASLRQHCLNVGKCMKYYAEKLKSSEIKTDKFTEEEIQNINPEYWQIAGILHDSDWESSPDKHPAVIVQYLKSINFPIEIIQAINSHADIDWINRENLSNEVEVVGGIIHRSIPRVRIMDKFLFACDELSGFIVAVGKVRPNGISDLEPKSVIKRLKEKSFASGVNRDDIYKSIEEIGISLEEHIGFLIEALKQN encoded by the coding sequence ATGCTAGAACTTACAGTTGATAGTACAACTCAATATCTATTTGAGCAAGTCGCAAATGCTTCACTAAGACAACACTGCCTAAATGTTGGCAAGTGCATGAAATATTATGCCGAGAAACTGAAATCCAGTGAAATCAAAACTGATAAATTTACCGAAGAAGAGATTCAAAATATAAATCCTGAATATTGGCAGATTGCTGGAATTTTGCATGATTCAGATTGGGAATCAAGTCCGGACAAACATCCGGCAGTTATAGTTCAATATTTGAAAAGTATAAATTTCCCTATTGAAATAATTCAAGCAATAAATTCACATGCAGATATTGATTGGATAAATAGAGAAAATCTAAGTAATGAAGTCGAAGTTGTAGGAGGAATAATTCATCGCTCAATTCCAAGAGTTAGGATCATGGATAAATTTCTCTTTGCCTGTGATGAACTTTCTGGATTTATAGTAGCTGTTGGCAAAGTTAGACCAAATGGAATTTCTGACTTAGAACCAAAGTCAGTTATAAAAAGATTGAAAGAAAAATCTTTTGCCTCTGGAGTAAATAGAGATGATATCTATAAGTCAATTGAAGAAATAGGAATATCTCTTGAAGAACATATTGGCTTCCTGATAGAGGCACTGAAACAAAACTAA
- the tmk gene encoding dTMP kinase, whose protein sequence is MPSRNLFIDIEGLDGSGSSTQASLLSEYLNQKSLKTIATKEPTDNVIGGLIRGTLTGTISDMPPTALQLLFVADRLHHLHKFILPALEVSNVITDRYLWSTVAFGGISIDRDWLLDIQKDVQLPDLTFFIKLDPEECVKRIHKNRFDIELFEKVDKLTKAWENYLWLKEKFPEKIFIIDGHQEKQKVLEDIVKVLENYT, encoded by the coding sequence ATGCCAAGCAGAAATCTTTTTATTGATATTGAAGGGCTTGATGGAAGTGGGTCTTCAACTCAAGCTTCATTACTTAGCGAATACTTAAATCAAAAAAGTCTCAAAACAATTGCTACTAAGGAACCTACAGATAATGTTATTGGTGGATTGATCAGAGGAACTCTAACTGGAACAATTTCTGACATGCCGCCAACTGCATTGCAGTTACTTTTCGTTGCAGATAGACTACATCATTTGCACAAATTTATCTTGCCTGCACTAGAAGTAAGTAATGTCATTACGGATCGATACCTCTGGAGCACAGTTGCATTTGGAGGCATTTCTATTGATAGAGACTGGTTACTTGACATTCAAAAAGATGTACAATTACCTGATCTTACTTTTTTTATAAAGCTTGATCCCGAAGAATGTGTGAAGAGAATTCACAAAAATAGGTTTGATATTGAGCTATTTGAGAAAGTTGATAAACTTACCAAAGCTTGGGAAAATTATCTTTGGCTAAAAGAGAAATTTCCTGAAAAAATTTTCATCATTGATGGCCATCAAGAAAAACAAAAGGTTTTAGAGGATATAGTTAAGGTTTTAGAAAACTACACTTAG
- the dnaJ gene encoding molecular chaperone DnaJ: MRDPYEILGVAKSASKDDIKKAYRKLAKEYHPDRNKAPNAADKFKEATDAYEMLSDDQKRSAYDQYGFAGTQGFGGAGTGGVDFGGFQGFGGFGGEGMEFDLGDLFGSMFGGGVSRSRTNRRGEDLAMRLELSFMDAIFGTEKSIHYKRKIECQQCGGSGAQAGKTATKCNKCNGTGRMSKIQKTFLGPMQTVVECDNCHGTGKMIEHKCEVCHGDGLVDHSEELSVKIPKGTPDGLNLRFAGKGNAGKHNAGYGDLFLEIEVQSHELFERNGSDIYVDYKIPLTLAVLGGEVEVPTVHGQVTIKITAGTQPDKILRLKEYGAFKFRTEQKGDEYIKLKIQIPTKLSRNEKELWEKLKATMGE, from the coding sequence ATGAGAGATCCCTACGAAATCTTGGGTGTTGCAAAATCTGCATCCAAAGATGACATCAAAAAAGCATATAGAAAATTAGCCAAAGAGTATCATCCAGATAGAAATAAAGCTCCAAATGCAGCTGACAAATTCAAAGAGGCAACTGATGCTTATGAAATGTTGTCAGATGATCAAAAAAGATCTGCATATGATCAGTATGGTTTTGCGGGTACTCAAGGATTCGGAGGAGCTGGAACAGGTGGGGTTGATTTCGGCGGGTTTCAGGGATTCGGTGGATTTGGTGGTGAAGGAATGGAATTTGATTTGGGCGATTTATTTGGCTCTATGTTCGGAGGAGGAGTGAGTAGAAGTAGGACAAATAGACGAGGCGAGGATCTAGCTATGAGACTTGAATTAAGTTTTATGGATGCTATATTTGGTACTGAGAAAAGTATTCACTACAAAAGAAAGATAGAGTGCCAACAATGTGGAGGATCGGGTGCACAGGCAGGCAAAACAGCTACAAAATGTAATAAGTGTAATGGGACTGGAAGAATGTCCAAAATCCAAAAAACTTTTTTGGGTCCTATGCAAACAGTCGTTGAGTGTGACAATTGTCATGGCACGGGAAAGATGATAGAACATAAGTGTGAGGTTTGTCATGGAGACGGTTTGGTAGATCACAGTGAAGAATTGTCAGTCAAAATCCCTAAAGGAACTCCGGATGGATTGAATCTAAGATTTGCAGGTAAAGGAAATGCCGGTAAGCATAATGCTGGTTATGGTGATTTGTTTTTGGAAATTGAAGTTCAATCGCATGAACTATTCGAACGAAATGGCAGTGATATATATGTTGATTACAAAATTCCACTAACTTTGGCAGTTTTGGGTGGTGAAGTTGAAGTTCCTACGGTTCATGGTCAAGTAACTATCAAGATTACAGCTGGAACTCAACCGGACAAAATATTGAGACTGAAAGAATATGGGGCTTTCAAGTTTCGAACTGAACAGAAAGGAGATGAATATATAAAGTTGAAAATTCAAATCCCAACAAAGTTATCAAGAAACGAAAAGGAGCTTTGGGAGAAGTTAAAAGCAACCATGGGGGAGTAG
- a CDS encoding SufD family Fe-S cluster assembly protein, translating to MTLELTKTQTFNISASDDLFFMKLLSSEHIESELDLIFNKGVKNKVVLKFVLDNGSKLNLKVKIIIPKGSSEVETFLKFDVMVLDPDSHINITPALEILENNVKAGHAASIRKFNMDEMYYLQSRGIEIKEVKKILVDAFLT from the coding sequence ATGACCTTAGAACTAACCAAAACACAAACTTTCAATATTTCAGCTTCAGATGATTTATTTTTTATGAAATTACTGAGTTCAGAACATATAGAATCAGAATTAGATTTAATCTTTAACAAGGGCGTGAAAAACAAGGTAGTTTTGAAGTTTGTTTTGGATAACGGTTCTAAACTCAATCTGAAAGTTAAAATTATAATTCCAAAAGGGTCAAGCGAAGTTGAAACATTTTTGAAGTTTGATGTCATGGTTCTGGACCCTGATTCTCATATCAATATCACCCCAGCTCTTGAAATACTTGAAAACAATGTAAAAGCTGGACATGCTGCAAGCATTCGAAAGTTTAACATGGATGAAATGTATTACTTGCAAAGTAGAGGAATTGAAATAAAAGAGGTAAAGAAAATACTGGTAGATGCATTTTTAACATAA
- a CDS encoding aminotransferase class V-fold PLP-dependent enzyme, producing the protein MDKSNFPIFENYKKEFGKDLIYLDSAATTQKLDSVLQKMNEYYLNYCSNVHRGIYTISETATEEFENARAEIAKFFNVSPHQIIFTSGATDSLNIIARSCKNFDIEQIVTTELEHNSNILPFYKCKGESLNIKIAKINNDLSFSYENIAQAIYNKSTLLTITGCSNVTGEILNFEKIQNLHNPSSNIHKNILLSLDAAQLVPHILFDPEFDIENLKLFDFVSFSGHKVFGATGIGVLIINNLDLISELETNLGGGTIENLELKIENNSENLEITYKSTPERFEAGTQNIAGAIGLGEVFRQANNLTTQQKLKIRNETQNLAEYTYQELSNIPKLKLISNWDVETHAPIFTFTLNNIHPHDVAQYLNGLANICIRAGQHCTHITHKKLGLKATCRASISIYNDSYDIQTLIEGIYFMSKQF; encoded by the coding sequence ATGGACAAATCCAATTTCCCGATTTTTGAAAACTACAAAAAAGAATTTGGCAAAGACTTAATCTACTTAGATAGTGCTGCAACTACTCAGAAACTAGATTCAGTACTTCAAAAAATGAATGAGTATTATTTAAATTATTGTTCAAATGTTCATAGAGGAATTTACACGATATCAGAAACGGCAACTGAAGAATTTGAGAATGCTAGAGCTGAAATTGCCAAGTTTTTCAATGTTTCTCCACACCAAATCATTTTTACCTCAGGAGCTACAGACTCATTAAATATAATTGCTCGAAGTTGTAAAAACTTCGACATTGAGCAAATTGTCACAACAGAACTTGAGCATAATTCAAATATCTTACCGTTCTATAAATGTAAAGGCGAATCTTTAAATATCAAAATAGCAAAAATCAACAATGATTTAAGTTTTAGTTATGAAAACATTGCACAGGCTATTTATAACAAAAGCACTTTATTGACAATTACAGGGTGTTCAAATGTAACTGGCGAGATTTTGAATTTTGAAAAAATTCAAAATCTCCATAACCCTTCGTCCAACATTCATAAAAATATACTTTTATCACTCGATGCAGCTCAACTCGTTCCACACATTTTATTTGATCCAGAATTTGATATAGAAAATTTGAAATTATTTGACTTTGTTTCATTTTCAGGTCATAAAGTTTTCGGAGCAACAGGCATTGGTGTTTTGATTATCAACAATTTAGATTTAATTAGTGAACTTGAAACAAATTTGGGCGGTGGAACTATCGAAAATCTGGAACTAAAAATTGAAAATAATAGTGAAAATTTGGAAATTACTTATAAAAGTACTCCCGAAAGATTTGAAGCAGGAACTCAAAATATAGCTGGTGCAATTGGACTTGGAGAAGTCTTTAGGCAGGCAAATAATTTAACTACCCAACAAAAGTTAAAAATTAGAAATGAAACTCAAAATTTAGCAGAATATACCTACCAAGAATTATCAAATATTCCAAAATTGAAGTTAATTTCAAATTGGGATGTCGAAACTCACGCTCCAATTTTCACATTTACTTTAAATAATATTCATCCACATGATGTAGCACAATATTTGAATGGTTTAGCTAATATTTGTATTCGAGCAGGACAACATTGCACGCATATCACGCATAAAAAACTTGGTCTAAAGGCAACCTGCAGAGCAAGCATTAGTATTTACAATGACAGTTATGACATACAAACACTCATAGAAGGCATCTATTTTATGAGCAAGCAATTTTGA
- a CDS encoding FtsW/RodA/SpoVE family cell cycle protein: MIKNIFSKIDIRLSIPIVVLVIISITMNYSLTFGVENPALGGNTLIKHTVFLIVGFTTYVLVSQININFIFEKQVIFLLALVNILLMIGVLFTPEIANVHRWFVLGPVQVQVSELTKLINLVLITFLLSHFFEIDLFTKVKKRQDAWLYGLLILGLILVTFFLISLEPSLGSAVLITIIQVLVLIYFWPYKKPLVLALFVVSSFSLLLFFFPFELGSKFFFSIAGLLSFSILLSKLLDTSKLVLVISVCLGLSLLPLTEYAYKQVLNDYQRARVESFLSQEARSQDQSYQQDNAKIAIQNGAFFGAGYLQGIQSKGPIPNLPYSFNDFFFAGFAEEFGVLGTLGLLTLFSLILLRILDLANTMENPTNKILLTSFAITIAVQTTLHIFINMGFVVNTGIPMPILSYGGTSNLIFFVMFGMVNSMNNATKDSSFLKYNK; the protein is encoded by the coding sequence ATGATCAAAAATATTTTTTCAAAAATAGATATACGCTTGAGCATACCTATAGTTGTTCTCGTGATTATAAGCATTACAATGAATTACTCTCTCACTTTCGGAGTTGAGAATCCAGCATTAGGAGGCAATACTTTGATAAAGCATACAGTATTTCTTATTGTAGGATTTACAACATATGTATTGGTTTCACAAATCAATATAAACTTTATTTTTGAGAAACAAGTAATCTTTTTGCTGGCCCTAGTAAACATTCTTTTAATGATTGGGGTTCTATTTACCCCCGAGATTGCAAATGTTCACAGATGGTTTGTACTTGGTCCTGTACAAGTGCAAGTTTCTGAACTTACCAAGCTCATAAATCTCGTTCTAATTACTTTTTTGCTCTCTCATTTTTTTGAGATTGATTTGTTCACAAAAGTCAAAAAAAGGCAGGATGCTTGGCTATATGGATTGTTGATCTTGGGCTTGATTTTGGTAACATTTTTTCTCATTTCTCTTGAACCATCGCTTGGTAGTGCAGTTTTGATAACGATAATTCAAGTCCTAGTTTTAATTTATTTTTGGCCATACAAGAAACCTCTTGTACTTGCTTTGTTTGTAGTATCATCATTTTCGTTGCTCCTTTTCTTTTTTCCTTTTGAGTTAGGGTCTAAGTTTTTCTTCTCTATTGCAGGATTGTTGAGCTTTTCAATTTTGCTTTCAAAATTACTAGATACATCAAAACTTGTTCTGGTAATCTCAGTTTGCCTTGGTTTATCCTTACTTCCGTTAACCGAGTATGCATACAAACAAGTACTAAATGATTATCAAAGGGCAAGAGTAGAATCGTTCCTATCACAAGAAGCTAGAAGTCAAGATCAAAGTTACCAACAAGACAATGCAAAGATAGCTATACAGAATGGTGCTTTTTTTGGGGCAGGTTACCTACAAGGAATCCAGTCCAAGGGACCTATTCCAAATTTACCGTATAGTTTCAATGACTTTTTTTTTGCAGGATTCGCTGAGGAATTTGGAGTTCTTGGAACACTTGGACTTTTGACTTTGTTTTCGTTAATACTCCTGAGGATACTTGATCTAGCAAATACAATGGAGAATCCTACAAACAAGATTCTTTTGACTAGCTTTGCCATCACAATTGCAGTACAAACGACACTTCATATATTTATCAACATGGGTTTCGTAGTAAATACTGGAATACCTATGCCTATTTTGAGTTATGGTGGCACCTCAAATTTGATTTTCTTTGTAATGTTTGGTATGGTAAACTCAATGAATAATGCTACAAAAGATAGTAGTTTTCTTAAGTATAACAAATAA
- a CDS encoding alpha/beta hydrolase codes for MKAQFEKYDVDENTILVGHSCGCAFLVRRLGGNKRNVCGLILVTPWKFPDKERILAKHFTLTKLLKPSKIE; via the coding sequence ATTAAAGCGCAATTTGAAAAGTATGATGTTGACGAAAATACAATTTTAGTTGGCCATAGTTGCGGTTGTGCATTTCTTGTTCGTCGGCTCGGGGGAAATAAAAGAAATGTTTGTGGACTTATATTAGTTACTCCTTGGAAGTTTCCTGATAAAGAAAGGATTTTAGCGAAGCACTTTACGCTTACAAAATTGTTGAAACCATCAAAGATAGAATAA
- the eno gene encoding phosphopyruvate hydratase (catalyzes the formation of phosphoenolpyruvate from 2-phospho-D-glycerate in glycolysis) encodes MAKIKSLQSYEILASNGLPTIEVRIELENGIVEFSSISYGASAGSREAMQLVDKSDSRFKGNGMLQAISNINEIIVPKIIGRECEFLEIDKLLLELDPTFDKSKLGGNAILSVSQAICKTQAKSEKKEIYELISDFMQIYVEYLPMPNMVMIEGGKHADNSTDLQEYALAYQNDTVNYLDQIRILEEIYLEVKKELKKRNYNTNVGNEGAFAPSKIVSNIEPVEILEIAIANAGYSFDDVKIYIDAAASEFCDKDNNYTLIKDNLHNISSSELMNLYKRFDKSVLGLLEDPFSETDFMSWEDSLKNLNFEYIVADDLTVSNAELLEKAILGKCCNAVIIKPNQVGTITETLRTCKLAKDNKIEIIVSHRGGGESNDDFIADLAVGVQAKWIKCGPTRGERVSKYNRLLRVARKLGL; translated from the coding sequence ATGGCAAAAATCAAATCTCTTCAATCATATGAAATCCTAGCATCAAACGGCCTTCCAACAATTGAAGTTCGCATTGAGCTTGAAAACGGTATTGTTGAATTTAGCTCAATCAGTTACGGAGCTTCTGCAGGCAGTCGTGAAGCTATGCAACTTGTTGATAAAAGTGATTCAAGATTCAAAGGGAATGGTATGCTTCAAGCAATTTCAAATATAAATGAAATCATAGTTCCTAAAATAATTGGCAGAGAATGTGAGTTTTTAGAAATTGACAAACTACTTCTAGAATTAGATCCAACTTTTGATAAGTCAAAGCTTGGTGGCAATGCAATTCTTTCAGTTTCTCAAGCCATTTGCAAAACCCAGGCAAAATCAGAAAAAAAAGAAATTTACGAATTGATTTCTGATTTTATGCAAATATATGTTGAATATTTGCCAATGCCAAATATGGTTATGATAGAAGGTGGAAAACATGCAGATAATTCAACAGATTTACAAGAATATGCACTTGCTTATCAAAACGACACAGTAAATTATCTTGATCAAATCCGTATACTTGAAGAAATTTACCTTGAGGTTAAAAAGGAATTAAAAAAACGAAATTACAATACAAATGTCGGAAACGAAGGTGCATTCGCACCAAGTAAAATTGTTAGCAACATTGAACCCGTGGAAATTCTTGAAATTGCTATTGCAAATGCCGGATATAGCTTTGATGATGTAAAAATTTATATAGATGCTGCTGCTTCTGAGTTTTGTGATAAAGATAATAATTACACCTTAATTAAAGATAATTTGCATAATATCTCAAGTTCTGAACTTATGAATTTGTATAAAAGGTTTGACAAAAGTGTTTTAGGACTTTTGGAAGATCCTTTTTCAGAAACTGACTTTATGAGTTGGGAAGATAGCTTGAAAAATCTCAATTTTGAATATATAGTTGCAGATGATTTGACTGTAAGTAATGCAGAACTTCTTGAAAAAGCAATTTTGGGTAAATGCTGCAATGCAGTTATAATAAAACCGAATCAGGTTGGAACTATAACCGAAACACTTCGAACTTGTAAACTTGCCAAAGATAATAAAATTGAAATAATAGTTTCTCACAGAGGTGGAGGAGAAAGTAATGATGATTTTATAGCAGATCTTGCAGTTGGTGTTCAAGCCAAATGGATCAAATGTGGTCCAACAAGGGGGGAAAGAGTTAGCAAGTACAATAGACTTCTTAGAGTTGCTAGAAAACTTGGATTGTAA
- a CDS encoding YvcK family protein → MNKIKIVTISGGTGGFTILKGLRQIPEFEITSILPSTDSGGSTGRLRDEFGYLPMGDFRQALVALSDNDEDENTLRDLFLYRFDNGETGLKGHNVGNLLLTALTDMYGDELIAIEKVSKLLNVNGRILPITLNKCELVAEYENGSTLLGEHLIDEPPYPHDGRLKIMKLSIDRKVETYDAVRNAIISADVILIGPGDLYTSILANLVIDDISKVICDSNAKLFYISNLVTKYGQTYKFSLQDHVREVEKYLGRSIDTILWNDSKLPEDIVEKYKLQNDFPVIDDMTNDLRVKKSDFLATETISQVSGDVISRSLIRHDGAKVANFLLKVLVNRQ, encoded by the coding sequence ATGAACAAAATCAAAATAGTTACAATTTCTGGTGGAACAGGTGGATTTACGATTCTCAAAGGTTTGAGACAAATTCCGGAATTTGAAATTACATCTATTCTTCCTTCAACTGATTCTGGTGGTTCTACTGGAAGATTAAGGGACGAATTCGGCTACTTACCTATGGGAGATTTTCGGCAAGCTTTAGTCGCTCTTTCAGACAATGATGAAGATGAAAATACTCTTCGAGATCTCTTCTTGTACAGATTCGACAATGGAGAAACTGGACTTAAAGGACATAATGTAGGGAATTTATTACTAACTGCTTTGACTGATATGTATGGTGATGAACTTATAGCAATTGAAAAAGTTAGCAAATTGCTCAATGTGAATGGCAGAATACTTCCAATAACACTGAATAAGTGTGAACTTGTTGCAGAATACGAAAATGGCTCTACGCTGCTGGGAGAGCATTTGATTGACGAACCTCCATATCCACATGATGGTAGGCTGAAGATCATGAAACTATCTATTGATAGAAAAGTTGAGACATATGATGCAGTAAGAAATGCCATTATTTCTGCAGATGTAATTTTGATAGGTCCTGGAGACTTGTACACAAGCATTCTTGCAAACTTGGTGATTGATGATATTTCGAAAGTCATCTGTGATTCGAATGCCAAACTTTTTTATATTTCCAACCTTGTTACTAAGTATGGCCAAACATATAAATTCAGTCTGCAAGATCATGTGAGAGAGGTTGAAAAGTACCTTGGCAGAAGTATTGATACGATACTTTGGAATGATTCGAAACTACCAGAGGATATAGTTGAGAAATACAAGTTACAAAATGACTTTCCTGTAATTGATGATATGACAAATGATCTTCGAGTCAAGAAATCTGATTTTCTAGCAACTGAAACAATATCTCAAGTATCAGGCGATGTGATAAGTCGAAGTCTAATTCGCCATGATGGTGCAAAGGTTGCAAATTTCTTGCTAAAGGTTTTGGTAAACCGACAGTAG